One genomic window of Hydra vulgaris chromosome 03, alternate assembly HydraT2T_AEP includes the following:
- the LOC100213654 gene encoding uncharacterized protein LOC100213654 isoform X1: MASTADDVYNYWFSESISEKERFGLWFGGSASVDQYIKECFGTLIEKARNGELSKWEDLSLGSKHAVTFIILIDQFCRNIYRGTSDMFSHDHMSLAVALKLIDTGIHKELTFEERMFVYLPLEHNECQEMQKRCVQLHSELYNEAIGTPFENLAKSCLNYAQLHQEVIAKFNRFPKRNQILDRNNTPEEDEALRNWTYGF, from the exons ATGGCTTCAACTGCCGACGATGTGTACAACTATTGGTTTAGTGAATCAATATCTGAAAAAGAAAGATTTGGACTTTGGTTTGGTGGCAGTGCTTCGGTAGATCAATATATTAAGGAATGTTTTGGAACTCTG ATTGAAAAAGCGAGAAATGGAGAGTTGTCCAAATGGGAAGATTTATCATTAGGTTCAAAACATGCAGTGACATTCATTATTCTTATTGATCAATTTTGCAGAAACATTTATCGG ggaaCTTCTGACATGTTTAGTCATGATCATATGTCTCTTGCTGTTGCATTAAAG ttgatTGATACAGGGATTCATAAAGAATTAACCTTTGAAGAaagaatgtttgtttatttaccTTTGGAGCATAATGAATGTCAAGAAATGCAG aaaagatGCGTACAACTACATTCTGAGCTTTATAACGAAGCTATTGGAACACCTTTTGAAAATCttgcaaaaagttgtttaaattatgCACAATTGCATCAG GAGGTTATTGCGAAGTTTAATCGATTTCCCAAGCGAAATCAAATACTAGATCGGAATAATACACCAGAAGAAGACGAAGCACTCCGTAACTGGACCTACGGTTTTTAA
- the LOC100213654 gene encoding uncharacterized protein LOC100213654 isoform X2, with translation MASTADDVYNYWFSESISEKERFGLWFGGSASVDQYIKECFGTLIEKARNGELSKWEDLSLGSKHAVTFIILIDQFCRNIYRLIDTGIHKELTFEERMFVYLPLEHNECQEMQKRCVQLHSELYNEAIGTPFENLAKSCLNYAQLHQEVIAKFNRFPKRNQILDRNNTPEEDEALRNWTYGF, from the exons ATGGCTTCAACTGCCGACGATGTGTACAACTATTGGTTTAGTGAATCAATATCTGAAAAAGAAAGATTTGGACTTTGGTTTGGTGGCAGTGCTTCGGTAGATCAATATATTAAGGAATGTTTTGGAACTCTG ATTGAAAAAGCGAGAAATGGAGAGTTGTCCAAATGGGAAGATTTATCATTAGGTTCAAAACATGCAGTGACATTCATTATTCTTATTGATCAATTTTGCAGAAACATTTATCGG ttgatTGATACAGGGATTCATAAAGAATTAACCTTTGAAGAaagaatgtttgtttatttaccTTTGGAGCATAATGAATGTCAAGAAATGCAG aaaagatGCGTACAACTACATTCTGAGCTTTATAACGAAGCTATTGGAACACCTTTTGAAAATCttgcaaaaagttgtttaaattatgCACAATTGCATCAG GAGGTTATTGCGAAGTTTAATCGATTTCCCAAGCGAAATCAAATACTAGATCGGAATAATACACCAGAAGAAGACGAAGCACTCCGTAACTGGACCTACGGTTTTTAA
- the LOC100213654 gene encoding uncharacterized protein LOC100213654 isoform X3: protein MASTADDVYNYWFSESISEKERFGLWFGGSASVDQYIKECFGTLIEKARNGELSKWEDLSLGSKHAVTFIILIDQFCRNIYRGTSDMFSHDHMSLAVALKKRCVQLHSELYNEAIGTPFENLAKSCLNYAQLHQEVIAKFNRFPKRNQILDRNNTPEEDEALRNWTYGF from the exons ATGGCTTCAACTGCCGACGATGTGTACAACTATTGGTTTAGTGAATCAATATCTGAAAAAGAAAGATTTGGACTTTGGTTTGGTGGCAGTGCTTCGGTAGATCAATATATTAAGGAATGTTTTGGAACTCTG ATTGAAAAAGCGAGAAATGGAGAGTTGTCCAAATGGGAAGATTTATCATTAGGTTCAAAACATGCAGTGACATTCATTATTCTTATTGATCAATTTTGCAGAAACATTTATCGG ggaaCTTCTGACATGTTTAGTCATGATCATATGTCTCTTGCTGTTGCATTAAAG aaaagatGCGTACAACTACATTCTGAGCTTTATAACGAAGCTATTGGAACACCTTTTGAAAATCttgcaaaaagttgtttaaattatgCACAATTGCATCAG GAGGTTATTGCGAAGTTTAATCGATTTCCCAAGCGAAATCAAATACTAGATCGGAATAATACACCAGAAGAAGACGAAGCACTCCGTAACTGGACCTACGGTTTTTAA